In Bacillus sp. Cs-700, one genomic interval encodes:
- the tilS gene encoding tRNA lysidine(34) synthetase TilS: MLQDVDQFIHKHHLIKRGDTIVVGVSGGPDSIALLHYLGNVALSFQLKLVVAHVDHGLRGKESAEDLLFVKHYCRQEGITFEASTIDVNHYKEQHQISTQVAARECRYHFFKEKMEKHQANLLALAHHGDDQVETMLMRQVHGSISSGLAGIPARRPFSTGYLIRPFLCVSKEQILRYCSDHMLDYRSDPSNDKDDYMRNRFRHHVLPFLKEENPNVHKRYQLYSERMQDDEGFLVELAKQHLDKVIIDQNDKFVKMDNKAYQCLPIPLQRRVIHLILNYLYRGNAPFSSIHIEDLRLMLDSEHPSASLNLPLKLRAVKSYTTCYFSFETFLRPEPYTYHLPLWGSVETPIGTITAVPVKDVPQSLSGNDLIVEGHLFPAVVRSRRPGDRIQPKGMIGTKKVKDIFIDRKIDRSERDVWPIVEDVTGQIIWVAGVIRSEKATLSARKSQLVHLHYEKKILT, from the coding sequence TTGTTGCAAGATGTCGACCAGTTTATTCATAAGCATCATCTGATCAAACGTGGAGATACAATTGTCGTTGGGGTTTCTGGAGGACCAGACTCAATTGCATTGCTTCACTATTTGGGCAATGTCGCATTGTCTTTCCAATTAAAGTTGGTTGTTGCACATGTCGATCATGGCCTACGAGGCAAAGAGTCTGCAGAGGATTTATTGTTCGTTAAGCACTACTGCCGTCAGGAAGGCATCACCTTTGAAGCTTCTACAATTGATGTAAATCACTATAAAGAGCAACATCAGATCTCGACACAGGTTGCAGCTAGGGAATGTCGCTACCACTTTTTTAAGGAAAAGATGGAAAAACACCAGGCAAATCTCCTTGCACTTGCTCACCATGGAGACGACCAAGTTGAAACAATGCTAATGAGACAAGTTCATGGCAGCATCAGTTCAGGCCTTGCGGGTATTCCTGCTAGGCGTCCTTTCTCAACAGGATACCTTATTCGCCCCTTTCTTTGTGTGTCGAAGGAACAGATTTTGCGTTATTGTAGCGATCATATGTTGGACTATAGAAGTGACCCATCTAATGACAAAGATGATTATATGAGGAATCGCTTCCGCCACCATGTGCTTCCTTTTCTTAAAGAAGAGAATCCAAATGTTCACAAGCGGTACCAACTATATAGCGAACGAATGCAAGATGATGAAGGGTTTTTAGTGGAGTTAGCAAAGCAACATCTAGATAAAGTAATCATTGATCAAAATGACAAATTTGTGAAGATGGACAACAAGGCGTATCAATGCCTCCCTATTCCTTTACAAAGAAGAGTGATTCATCTAATATTAAACTATCTTTATAGAGGCAATGCTCCTTTTTCTTCTATACATATTGAGGATTTGCGGTTAATGCTCGATTCTGAGCACCCTTCTGCTTCCCTTAATTTACCTCTAAAATTGAGGGCGGTAAAATCTTATACCACCTGTTATTTTTCTTTTGAAACCTTTTTGCGACCAGAACCGTATACGTATCATCTCCCTTTATGGGGTTCTGTGGAAACGCCGATCGGAACGATTACTGCCGTTCCAGTTAAAGACGTACCACAATCACTCTCGGGAAATGATCTTATTGTTGAGGGACACCTGTTTCCTGCAGTTGTGCGCTCGAGACGACCTGGTGATCGAATTCAGCCAAAAGGCATGATAGGGACGAAAAAGGTAAAAGATATTTTTATCGACCGTAAAATAGACCGTTCAGAACGTGATGTTTGGCCAATTGTTGAGGATGTAACGGGTCAAATTATCTGGGTCGCTGGAGTAATCCGTTCTGAAAAGGCAACACTGTCTGCAAGAAAGAGTCAGCTTGTGCATTTGCACTATGAGAAAAAAATACTTACATAG
- the hpt gene encoding hypoxanthine phosphoribosyltransferase: protein MLNEIQETLISEEQIQEKCRELGKRLSDEYEDRFPLVIGVLKGAMPFMGDLTKRMTCHLEMDFMDVSSYGNSTVSSGEVKIIKDLDTSVEGRDVLILEDIIDSGLTLSYLIDLLKYRKAKSIKIVTLLDKPTGRKVDLKPDVAGFIVPDEFVVGYGLDFAERYRNLPFIGILKPEIYQG from the coding sequence ATGTTAAACGAAATTCAAGAAACATTAATTAGTGAAGAACAGATTCAAGAGAAATGCCGCGAGTTAGGGAAACGGCTTTCCGATGAATATGAGGATCGCTTTCCACTTGTCATTGGCGTCCTTAAAGGTGCAATGCCTTTCATGGGTGATTTAACAAAGCGCATGACTTGTCATCTAGAAATGGACTTTATGGACGTTTCAAGTTATGGGAACTCAACTGTTTCTTCTGGAGAAGTAAAGATCATCAAAGATCTTGATACTTCAGTAGAAGGACGCGACGTTCTTATTCTCGAAGATATTATTGATAGTGGGTTAACGCTAAGTTATCTGATTGATCTTCTAAAGTACCGCAAAGCAAAGTCAATTAAGATTGTAACGCTTCTGGACAAACCAACTGGAAGAAAAGTTGATCTTAAGCCTGATGTAGCAGGATTTATTGTTCCTGATGAGTTTGTTGTTGGGTACGGTCTTGACTTCGCTGAGAGGTATCGTAATCTTCCGTTTATCGGGATTCTTAAACCCGAGATTTATCAAGGTTAA